Part of the Vibrio penaeicida genome is shown below.
ATGGAAAAGGTGGGAAAGAGGTAATACTTCAAGGGGTCGACGGTCAACGAGTATTAGTTTTAGTTGATGGACTTCCAACTAGCCCTACGTCGGGTACAGCGACAGATGTGAGTAAAATCGCGGTTGCCGGAGTTAAACAAATTGAAATTGTAAAAGGTGCTGTATCCGCGCTTTATGGGTCTAATGCAATGGGGGGTGTAATTAACATCATAACCAAAAGACCGTTTAACAAGAGTAATGAGTTTAAATTAACTTTAGATGCAGGAACCTATGGTGAGCATAATGTTCGGGACTTTCCGATCAACGATGGTCATGCAAATCTATACGCCCTTTATAGTGAAGACAATTGGTATCTTCAATTTGTCGGTGACTCTCGTAACATGGGGGGAGTTGATCTCGACAAGGGTACTTTTAACTTTGAGGACTATGCAGGCTCACGATCAAATATATCGTTGACAGCAGGATTGAGAACATCAGATACAGGTTTAGTTGAAATTAAACCAACTTTGTATCAAGAAGATATATACAGGCATTACGAAACGTTTTCTCCAGGTGTTGGTGAAAAGCAAATGTCTAAAGTAGAAAAA
Proteins encoded:
- a CDS encoding TonB-dependent receptor plug domain-containing protein — encoded protein: MKALSTRLLPYISVAIVSGYATANTKTPEIMVVTGTKTERALLDTPVRTEVITEVDLERNHARSLEEALRFVPGVQLVDRHGKGGKEVILQGVDGQRVLVLVDGLPTSPTSGTATDVSKIAVAGVKQIEIVKGAVSALYGSNAMGGVINIITKRPFNKSNEFKLTLDAGTYGEHNVRDFPINDGHANLYALYSEDNWYLQFVGDSRNMGGVDLDKGTFNFEDYAGSRSNISLTAGLRTSDTGLVEIKPTLYQEDIYRHYETFSPGVGEKQMSKVEKSTRYDLSVRYEDQFADDVLLSAYYMLM